The genomic segment TTCTGTTTTGTTTACAGATATAGTCATGCCCGGAGGTATGGACGGCATAGAGCTTGCACATGAGGCGAAAAAAATATACCCAAATATCAAGGTGCTGTTGGCTTCGGGGTACGCTGACCGTCTTCGTCGAGAAAGTAGTTTACCCGGTGATCTCCTTACCAAGCCCTACCGAAAAAGCGATTTGATCGAAGCGCTCGGCAGGCTATAGAAGCTGTTAACTCACTGCGGCGAGAGTATCTGTAGTATCGTAGACAGGCGTTACGCTCATTCCGCCAGGAATGCCTCGCCTGCCTTTTCAGCAGTTTTCTATTTTAGCTTTAGCGGTCTCACGCAAATCGGCGTAAAGACCGGCAAATGATACGGCGGCCGCGACGTCACTTTTTGATCATTGCAACAACCCATAAAAGGATGACCGCGCCGACGGTCGCCATGATCAATGAGCCCAGAATTCCGTAGGCATGAAGGCCAAGCAGAGTGAAAATAAAGCTGCCTACAAGTGCACCCACAATGCCGACGATGACATTGCCGATCACACCGAAACCGTTACCCTTCATGATGTTCCCTGCCAGCCAGCCGGCAACGCCGCCAATAATCAAAGACATTATTAATCCCATGCCACCCATAACTGATACTCCTCTTTGCGTTAGTTTTCTTTGTGGATATTGTGTATCGCATAATCCGTGGTGCGTTTGTCCAGCATGCGAGCATTGCCGGCAAGGGCACTGTCAGCAGCTGAAAGCCCGGCGATTGTATCACTGCCACTTGCTTCAGGGGCAGGCAAGCGGCGTGTGCCGGCAATTTCTGATGAGGCGTATGACAGCGCGATTGGCGTAGAGCCCGAGGCTGCCACAAACAAAAGTATTTGATCGTTGATCACGATGTCTATTCCACTGATCTGCTGTCACTTTTGCAGTTACTATAGCATTAATTGACAGCGGTAGACGGTGCTTCCGCCGTGTCCGGAGCGTCTGTACGAGATGCCGTTATATCGAACGTAAATGCGGCGAGGTATCGCACTACGGCGACAAAATATTTGTGAAGATACCGAAAACTTAAGCGAACTGCGTTTGCGATATTCTTGCGAATTAACTTGCACCGCTTTACCCACACCAAGGCCTGAATCGCGATTATGTTTGATGCGTTCTCGGGCGGCCCTGAGGCCCTTGCGGTTGGTCACATTGCCCGGCTGACTGTTACAGCGCGAAGACAGAGTTGAATGGGTGAAATTAAAGACTTATAAATTCAACGTTTTTTAGGGAACAACAGATCGATTGTTCGTAACATTGCTTTGCTCGCGAATTTCGCGGGTAGCACCGAGCGCGTGCTAAGGTAGAATGATGAAAGCCATTAAAGTCGAAAACAAAACGCCCCTGCTTGTTGATGTACCTGAACCGATCGGCGATGGCGTGGAAGTCAAAGTCGTATCTGCCTCAATTTGTGGCTCAGATATTCATATGATGTCCCTCGGCGCATTCGGGGACCACATAATCGGACATGAATTTTCTGGAATTACAGAAGACGGTAAGGCGGTCGCAATAGAGACCCTTGGCGGGTGCGGGCATTGCTATTTTTGTAGCGAGGGCAGTGCGTTCCACTGCGAGTCGGGTTTTTCGCTAATGGGGGTTAACGAAGATGGTGGCATGGCGGAATTTATCAAGGTGCCAGCGGAGCGATTACTGATCCTACCCTCTGGGCTTGATGTTAGAACGGCTTGTCTTGTAGAGCCCCTTGCGGTGGCAGTTCATGGTGTCACTCGCAGTCGCGCGAGACAGGGTGAAAGAGTACTCGTTATTGGCGCAGGCCCGATCGGGTTGGCAGCCGGCGCGGTGCTGCGCTCAAGAAATATTACTTACGATATTATCGCACGCTACGATCACCAGAAGTCCGTGGCGGAAACAATTCGAGGCGGGCTGGTGCCCGATGGACACTACGATTTAGTAATAGACGCAGTCGGTAGTTCTGCATCGCTGCAAGAAGCTGTGCAATTTGTTCGCCCTGTGGGTCGTATCGCACTGCTTGGGGTTTTTTGGGAAGCGGTGGAGCTGACAGCAGAATTTTGTGGAAAGGAGCCCGAACTAATATCATCAACGGGCTATCGCTGCGGTGGATCGGGTAGTAGTTTCCGTGAGGCAGGCGAAATTTTGCACCAGTATCCGGATTTAGCGACCGCTCTGGTTACTCACCGGTTCCCACTGGATGGAGTTGCTGAGGCCTTTGCGACGGCCGCCAACAGAGCTTTGGGGTCGATAAAAGTCGTTTTTGATATTGCCGCACAGTAGGGTCTCCGTGAAATGAGTTTAGAAAACCATTCAGTCAATAAATTGTCACTCTGTTGGGGGAGCCTTGATGGCGTGGCTTATCCCGAGTTTTTATCGGCTGCTTCGGAGGCTGGCTTTGAAGCGGTTACCCTGAATTCGGCTCTTTATCGTCAGGCGACAGCCAGTGGGCTCTCGGATACGGACATCACAGCGAGTCTGCGAGACCAGGGTCTGCAGGTTAGCGGTATCGATCCGTTGTTTAATTGGCTGCCCGGCTCGGTCGTTCTTGATGGAAGTGACTCTATCAGCGTTTGTACACAAGTATCCATGGAAGAGGTTTTTCATCTTGCACATGTTGCGGAAACTGATCTTGTGAATGCGCCGTTAGGGCTCGCTATCGCGTCATCGGAACAGGAAATAGTCGATGGTTTCGGTATATTGTGCGAAAAGGCGAAGCGTGAGTCTTTGCGCGTCAGCTTGGAATTCATGCCGTTCAATCAGGTGCCCGATCTCGAGACAGCCTTTAGAATTGTCGAACAAGCGGGTTACTCTAATGGTGGAATAATGGTCGATTGCTGGCACTTGCATCGCGGTGGTGGAATGGCGGACGATTTACTTGAAATCCCTGGGAATCGAATATTCGCAATGCAGATCGATGACGCGCTGAGCGAACCGCTCCCGGATATTATTGAAGAAACGATGAATCAGCGACTTCCCCCAGGCGATGGCTGCATAGACCTAGCGCGGGTTGTCCGTAACCTGCGTTCTATTGGTGCTGCGGTCTATGTCGATGTCGAGGTTTTCAATGAGTCATTGAGAGCCCTGCCCGCTGTTCAAAGGGCACGTAGATTATATGACGCTACGGCGGCCGTGTTGGGTCAGGCGTGATTAGTGTCTGAAGGATGCCTCAGGGCTTTCTGTGACAATGGAGAAAAGAAGTGGTGAGAGAAAAAAAGACGGCTTTGGTGACCGGGGCATCCGCTGGTTTGGGGGCGGAGTTCGCCAGGCAATTGGCTGCAAAGGGTTACGATCTCGTTCTGGTTGCGCGGCGTCGCGATCGGCTGGAGATATTGGCTCGAGAACTGTCGGATCACTACAAGGTGCAGTGTTGGATCGAAACTTTTGATCTTTCGGATCCAGTGGCACCTCAAGCTCTTTTTTCCGCTTTGCAGGCACGGGATCTTGCCGTGGACTATCTAGTAAACAACGCGGGTATAGCTGGCCCGGACCTGTTAGATGAACCCGACTGGAAAAAGCATCAGGCTTTCTATCAGTTGATGATGACCTCGGTAGCACACCTTTGTCATTTGTTCATACCGACAATGCAGGAGTGCGGTTTTGGCCGTATCATTAACGTCGCGTCCGTAGCTGGGCGGATACCGCGTGCGGACGGTTGTAATTATTCTTCGAGTAAGGCTTATGTTGTGGCGTTGTCCGAGTCACTTGCCGTAACACTATCCGGCTCTGGTGTGCATGTTACTGCCCTATGTCCAGGATTTACGCACACGGAGTTTCACGAGTCGGCCGGAATGATAGAGATGAAGAATTCGTTGCCCCGATGGTTGTGGTACTCCGCGGAAACAGTAGTTGCAGATGGTCTCCGGGCGGTAGAAAAAGCAAAGCCTGTTTATATTTCCGGACGTATTTATCGTTGGGTCGACCCACTGTTCCAGTCTGTCTGGACCAGGCGCCTATTCAAGGCGCCTGGGCGGTAATATGAATATTGTATTTGATCTCGACGGTACGCTGATCGATAGCGCGCCTGATATACGAGCTATTGCCAATACCCTCTTGACGGACATCGATAAACGAGGGCTTACCCTTCAGGAAACTCGCGCTTTTATTGGTGAGGGTGCAGCTGTACTGATACAACGAATGATGGAGGCAAGAAATATAGAAGCTGAGCCTGATATGCATAAAAAATTGCTTGCTACGTTTATCGGCCGTTATGAGACTATGCCGGTTGAATCCCCGTTTTATCCGGGCGTATTGCGGCTACTAACTCAGCTGCAAGCCCAAAAACATTGCTTGGCCATTTGTACGAATAAGCCGGAGGGTCCCACGCGGGCTGTGCTGCGGCAATCCGGGTTAATCGATATGGTAGATGGGTTTATCTGCGGCGGTATGCTCAATACCCGCAAACCAGATCCGGCAATGCTACACCACGTGATAGGCGAACTGTCCGGTGCTCAAACATTGTATGTGGGTGACAGCGAGACAGACGCCGAAACCGCGATACGTGCAGGCGTGCCATTTGCTCTTTTCTCCGGCGGTTATCATAAGGGAAGAGCAGAGGAAATACATCACGACTGGCTGTTTAGTCATTTTGATGAGCTTGGCAGCATCGTAAATCAAATAATATCGCAATGAGCTCGCGTTAAACGATGCGTGTCGAATGAAAGACGATCAGAGCGAACCTCTGCGAAAAATCATCCACATCGATATGGATGCTTTTTTTGCCAGTGTTGAACAGAGAGATAACCCCCTTTTACGTGATAAGCCCGTGGCAGTGGGAGGCTCTGCCCGGCGCGGCGTAGTCGCCGCAGCGAGTTACGAGGCTCGGCAATATGGTGTGCGATCTGCAATGCCCTCGATAACCGCGGCTCGACGCTGCCCGTCGCTGGTATTTGTGCCGCCACGCTTTGAGGTGTATCGGAGTGTCTCGGAACAGATTAGAGATATCTTCAACCAGTACAGTGATTTGGTTGAGCCACTATCATTGGATGAGGCGTACCTCGATGTCACTCAAGACAAGCGGACTGTTGGCAGCGCGATTCAGACGGCAGAGTTAATTCGGGCTTCGATACACCAGCAGACTGGCCTTACAGCCAGTGCCGGTGTTAGTTACAACAAGTTCCTTGCCAAGGTCGCGTCAGATCAGAACAAACCTAATGGTATCTTTGTTGTAAGACCGCAGGAGGGCGCTCAATTCGCGGCAGGTC from the Candidatus Marimicrobium litorale genome contains:
- a CDS encoding GlsB/YeaQ/YmgE family stress response membrane protein, with amino-acid sequence MGGMGLIMSLIIGGVAGWLAGNIMKGNGFGVIGNVIVGIVGALVGSFIFTLLGLHAYGILGSLIMATVGAVILLWVVAMIKK
- a CDS encoding SDR family NAD(P)-dependent oxidoreductase, with product MREKKTALVTGASAGLGAEFARQLAAKGYDLVLVARRRDRLEILARELSDHYKVQCWIETFDLSDPVAPQALFSALQARDLAVDYLVNNAGIAGPDLLDEPDWKKHQAFYQLMMTSVAHLCHLFIPTMQECGFGRIINVASVAGRIPRADGCNYSSSKAYVVALSESLAVTLSGSGVHVTALCPGFTHTEFHESAGMIEMKNSLPRWLWYSAETVVADGLRAVEKAKPVYISGRIYRWVDPLFQSVWTRRLFKAPGR
- a CDS encoding HAD-IA family hydrolase, producing MNIVFDLDGTLIDSAPDIRAIANTLLTDIDKRGLTLQETRAFIGEGAAVLIQRMMEARNIEAEPDMHKKLLATFIGRYETMPVESPFYPGVLRLLTQLQAQKHCLAICTNKPEGPTRAVLRQSGLIDMVDGFICGGMLNTRKPDPAMLHHVIGELSGAQTLYVGDSETDAETAIRAGVPFALFSGGYHKGRAEEIHHDWLFSHFDELGSIVNQIISQ
- a CDS encoding zinc-dependent alcohol dehydrogenase encodes the protein MKAIKVENKTPLLVDVPEPIGDGVEVKVVSASICGSDIHMMSLGAFGDHIIGHEFSGITEDGKAVAIETLGGCGHCYFCSEGSAFHCESGFSLMGVNEDGGMAEFIKVPAERLLILPSGLDVRTACLVEPLAVAVHGVTRSRARQGERVLVIGAGPIGLAAGAVLRSRNITYDIIARYDHQKSVAETIRGGLVPDGHYDLVIDAVGSSASLQEAVQFVRPVGRIALLGVFWEAVELTAEFCGKEPELISSTGYRCGGSGSSFREAGEILHQYPDLATALVTHRFPLDGVAEAFATAANRALGSIKVVFDIAAQ
- a CDS encoding sugar phosphate isomerase/epimerase family protein, with the protein product MSLENHSVNKLSLCWGSLDGVAYPEFLSAASEAGFEAVTLNSALYRQATASGLSDTDITASLRDQGLQVSGIDPLFNWLPGSVVLDGSDSISVCTQVSMEEVFHLAHVAETDLVNAPLGLAIASSEQEIVDGFGILCEKAKRESLRVSLEFMPFNQVPDLETAFRIVEQAGYSNGGIMVDCWHLHRGGGMADDLLEIPGNRIFAMQIDDALSEPLPDIIEETMNQRLPPGDGCIDLARVVRNLRSIGAAVYVDVEVFNESLRALPAVQRARRLYDATAAVLGQA